A single genomic interval of Vogesella indigofera harbors:
- the trpS gene encoding tryptophan--tRNA ligase: MDILSTVSSNDIILTGDRTTGPLHLGHYVGSLRNRVILQERCQQFLLLADAQALTDNMGNYLKVRDNVLQVALDYLAVGIAPAKSTIFIQSLVPELMELASYYLNLVTVSRLERNPTIKDEIKLRGYERDIPAGFLTYPAAQAADITAFKATIVPVGADQIPMIEQTNEIARRFNSSVGREVLVEARAVVPTAGARLPGIDGKAKMSKSLGNALPLSASPDEISHAVKMMYTDANHLRVDDPGQVEGNVVFAYLDAFEPDSALVADLKARYQCGGLGDSVIKKQLEERLQALLAPIRARREHYAQDPAQVMALLKEGTYKARTVAAQTLAEVKAAMGLNYY; this comes from the coding sequence ATGGACATCCTCAGCACCGTATCCAGTAACGACATCATCCTCACCGGTGACCGCACCACCGGCCCGCTGCACCTCGGCCACTACGTCGGCTCGCTGCGCAACCGCGTCATCCTGCAGGAGCGCTGCCAGCAATTCCTGCTGCTGGCCGACGCGCAAGCGCTGACCGACAACATGGGCAACTACCTGAAGGTGCGCGACAACGTGTTGCAGGTGGCGCTGGACTACCTCGCCGTCGGCATCGCCCCGGCCAAGAGCACCATCTTCATCCAGAGCCTGGTGCCGGAGCTGATGGAACTGGCGTCCTACTACCTCAACCTGGTCACCGTGTCGCGGCTGGAACGCAACCCGACCATCAAGGACGAGATCAAGCTGCGCGGCTACGAGCGCGACATCCCGGCCGGTTTCCTCACCTACCCGGCCGCCCAGGCCGCCGACATCACCGCGTTCAAGGCCACCATCGTGCCGGTCGGCGCCGACCAGATCCCGATGATCGAGCAGACCAACGAGATTGCCCGCCGCTTCAATAGCAGCGTTGGCCGCGAGGTGCTGGTCGAGGCGCGCGCGGTGGTGCCGACCGCCGGCGCGCGCCTGCCCGGCATCGACGGCAAGGCCAAGATGTCGAAATCGCTGGGCAATGCGCTGCCGCTGTCGGCCAGCCCGGACGAGATCAGCCACGCGGTGAAGATGATGTACACCGACGCCAATCATCTGCGCGTCGATGACCCGGGCCAGGTCGAGGGCAATGTGGTGTTCGCCTATCTGGACGCCTTCGAACCGGACAGCGCACTGGTGGCCGATCTCAAGGCGCGCTACCAGTGCGGAGGCCTCGGCGACAGCGTGATCAAGAAGCAGCTGGAGGAACGGCTGCAGGCGCTGCTGGCACCGATCCGCGCCCGCCGCGAACACTACGCGCAGGACCCGGCACAGGTGATGGCGCTGCTGAAGGAAGGCACCTACAAGGCACGCACGGTGGCGGCGCAGACGCTGGCGGAAGTGAAGGCCGCGATGGGGCTGAACTACTACTGA
- a CDS encoding chorismate mutase: MEWVYQCRNLDEVRSQIDALDRAIVSLIAERGLYVHQAAAFKHSDAEVEDGKRVDQVMRRVTRLAGELGADAALTAKIYRTMIGHFIDSERAERLRLVGEREAHA; this comes from the coding sequence ATGGAATGGGTTTACCAGTGTCGTAACCTGGACGAAGTCCGCTCGCAGATCGATGCCCTGGACCGCGCCATCGTCAGCCTGATTGCCGAACGTGGGCTGTACGTACATCAGGCCGCCGCCTTCAAGCACAGCGACGCCGAAGTGGAAGACGGCAAGCGCGTCGACCAGGTGATGCGTCGCGTCACCCGTCTCGCCGGTGAGCTGGGCGCCGACGCCGCGCTCACCGCCAAGATCTACCGCACCATGATCGGCCACTTCATCGACAGCGAGCGCGCCGAGCGGCTGCGCCTGGTCGGCGAACGGGAGGCGCACGCATGA